A segment of the Aureliella helgolandensis genome:
AAGGGAAGGCCCCGATCAAGAATGAAGCCAACAATGGCAAGAAAAACGACAAGTACACGCTAGCCATGGCGCGCACCAGTGATCCTCACAGCGCCTCTAGCCAGTTCTTCATCAACGTTTCCGACAATGGGTTTCTCAATCACGGCGAATGCCAAGATGGACATGGCTACGCTGTGTTCGGCCAAGTGGTCGAGGGAACGGAAGTCGTCGATAAAATTGCGAAAGTAGCCACTGGCACCAAAGCTGGGATGGGAGACGTGCCCAACGAAACCGTGCTTATCGAATCGGTTGTCGTGGAAGCCTAACCAGCGAGCTGCCGAAGTGGTCACGAACAGATCGCACGGCTCGGTTAGGCTAGGATTTCGTGGATCACGTGTCCAAAGTCCTGCTCGAGCCGTTTGTGGCCTGGCACTTCCATGCGATGGGAGTGCAGGCCAAGCTGGTGTAATATGGTGGCGTGTATATCAGTGACGTAATGCGGATGCTCCACTGCGTGGAACCCGATCTCGTCCGTGCTGCCGTGGGCAATCCCACCTTGAATTCCCCCGCCAGCCATCCAAACGCTAAAGCCAAAGGGATGGTGGTCGCGCCCGTCGGCACCTTGCGAGCCTGGAGTTCGGCCAAATTCTGTAGCAAACACCACCAGCGTTTCATCGAACAATCCCCGCTGCTTCAAATCTTGGAGCAATCCGGCAATCGGTCGATCGACTTGCAGTGACAGCTTGGAGTGCATGGTTTTGAGGTTGGAATGTTGGTCCCAGGCGCCCGCAGCGCCGTCTCCATGCATGATCTGAATGAAACGGACACCTTGTTCGACAAAACGACGCGCCGACAATAGCTGTTCGCCAAAGGGACGCGTCTCTTCTTGATCGAATCCATAGAGATTCTTGGTGGATGCCGTTTCGTCGTCAAAGTTGATGATATTGGGCACGGCAGTTTGCATGCGGTACGCCAGTTCATACGACTTAATGCGAGCTTCCAGTGTGGCATCCAGCGGGTACTGTTGGGAGGCGAGTTGATTGAGTTCCTTGACCAAGCCAAAGGAGCGTTGCTGCTCAGCTCCAGTGATGTCACCTTCCGGATTGGCATAATCGAGTGGGTTGCTGGGATCAATCTTTAGCGGCACCGCGTCGTAGGCGGGGCCTAGGTAATGGCCATCCCGACGATCAAAGAATCGAGGACCAATACTAATAAATTGCGGGAGATTATCATTGAGCGATCCTAAGCCGTAGTTCACCCAGGCGCCGATCGTCGGCACGCGGGGTTCCAGCATATGCCGGCCCGAGTGGAATTGAACTTGGGCACCATGATTATCATCCGTCGTCCACATCGATCGAATGAATGCGATGTCGTCCGCTTGAGAACCGATATGGGGAAACCAATCGCTAATCTCAATACCACTTTGACCGTACTTCTTAAACCCGGTTTGCAGTGGGTAGAGTTCGGTGCGTTGCTGGCCATTGGCATCGTTGACCACGACCACGCGTACCTTCTTGAGTTTTTCAGGACTCTGCACATCGGCAAACGGTGTTTCGGAGATCGACTTGCCCGCAAGCTGGTTGAGCGCAGGTTTGGGATCGAAGCTCTCCATGTGGCTTACGCCGCCACGCATGAACAGCCAGATAACGCTCTTGGCTTTCGGCGCAAACTGCGGCAGCCCGGTGGGCGGAGTGAAACCCTGTGGTCCCGCCAGACTCTCTTTACCAAGCATGGAGGAGAGGGCAAGACCTCCAAAGCCAAGACCTACTTGGTTCAACCAGTGTCGACGACTTAAGCCATTCGCAAGCATCGCTTTTATTCCTAGCTGGAGTGGCTGTGTGAGGGAGTGGCCAAGTTGAAGTGTTTCACGTTGTTGCCTACCGGATGGATATGAAATCGTTGTGGTTTAATAATACGTGCACCAATCGGGCTTGAGCCCGCGCGGAGATTTCTTGCGCCGCGATCGGTGGCTCACTAGCGAGTTGCCACTCGGAGATTTGGTCCATGAATTGTTGGCAAGCGGCAACCTCTTCTGGATTGGCCGGACGGGCCAAGAGTTGCTCAAATGCCAGCTCAACAAACTCCCGCTTTGATATTTGCGAGTCGTGGTACAACCTCTCGGCGATCTGATTGGCGGATTCGAAAGCCAAGCCACTATTGGCCAGTGCCAGTGCTTGCTGCGGTACCACACTCTCGTTCCTCCGGTAGCAGCCCAGCAGATCCGCATCGTCGAAGGTTCCCAGAAATGCATCTTGTTCATCACGCGAATGCAAGTAATACAAACTGCGCCGGAGACTTTTGCCATCCGTTGCCAGCGAGGGCCCTCCCATCGTCCGATCGAGCCGCCCAGACAGGGCCAACATGCTGTCGCGGACCACCTGCGATTCCATGCGTCGGGTATTCATTCTCCAGTAGTAAGCGTTATTGAGGTCGGTGGCCACAGTGTTCGCATCGGCCGACACGCTGGAAGAGCTGCGCTGGTACGCCTGGGACGTGACCAAAATTCGATGCACGTGCTTCATGCTCCATCCCGAGCTGACAAGCTCATGGGCCAAATAGTCTAAAACATCTGCTTGCATCGGTTGCGGGGCTCGTAGACCGAAGTCGAATACCGACTCAACCAGTGGCTCCCCAAAATGCCTCATCCAGATGTGATTGACTGCCACGCGGGCCGTCAGCGGATTCTCCGGAGCGACGATCCACCGCGCCAAGGCCAGTCGCCGGCCGGTGCTGGTGGATGGATAGACGGCCGAATAGTCTGCCTCGGTATGCTCGGGAGTCTCCAAGGCTTTCAGCGAACTCCGCAAGGGAGTGAAGGTGCCGTTGCCCAGTTTCGCCTCTGCCAGCGTTGCCTGGGCCTTGGCGAGCCGCTCGTGGGTGGATTTTGCCAGTTTGGAGTCGTTGGGATCGGCTTCGAGCAAAGCCAGTTCAGCCTTGGCAAGGTCCTCACTCGCTTGCCTGACAATCGTCAAGTTCAAGGCTTCCTCCACGCCCTGATTGGCTTGCCTCGCCAGCAAGAGTTCCAAGTGAGCTTGGAGTGTTGCTCCGGCGGCTTGGTTTGCCTCTAGCCTCGCTTCAGCGATATCCCATTCCCGTTGCGCAGCTTCCAGACTTAACGGCGTCTGTGCGCCGGCGGGGATCAAGACCGTATCGCGTCCGAGTTCCTTCACCTCCAATTCGTTGAAAGCCACAGTGGCGTCAAAGCCACTCAAGCTCAGCTTTCCGCCGGGTAGTCGCCCCGGCAACTCGAAGGCGAGCTGGAATTCGTCGTCGATCCACACGTTCACGAGGGACCCGTGTACGGCAAAACGCAGATGGTATTCCTGGCCAACCTCGATCGGTCGGGCAAGTTGCCCCTGTGCAGGGTAGGTTTGTTTCCCATTGCGGCAGAAGGTGATCTGCAGCTTGGGCGAGGGCTCGTGGGCGCTGGTGTAGACGGCGTTGTAAGTGCTTCGGTCTTCGTTTTCATCGAAGCGAAAGATGACGGACTTGTAGGTGCTGCCACCGGTTGTGGTGTAGCGGCAGGTCAGTTCGAAATTTTCAGGCAAGGGCGGTTGGAGCACTGCAAAATGCGTGTCGCGATCGGCTTGCGATTGAAGGAGCTGGCCGTCATGGTATTCCCAACTTGGGCCACTCAACTCCCAAGCCTGCGGATTGAGCGCGTCGAAGGAGTCGGAAAACTGAATGCTTGGGGAAGCCACCG
Coding sequences within it:
- a CDS encoding peptidylprolyl isomerase gives rise to the protein MLTLKTNHGDIKVELFETEAPISAKNFQEYAQEGFYDGTIFHRVIDGFMVQGGGFTPEMQQKKGKAPIKNEANNGKKNDKYTLAMARTSDPHSASSQFFINVSDNGFLNHGECQDGHGYAVFGQVVEGTEVVDKIAKVATGTKAGMGDVPNETVLIESVVVEA
- a CDS encoding PSD1 and planctomycete cytochrome C domain-containing protein — its product is MRLQLLLTYFLIILGVASSDNQPGEVRAEAPHSEEEAVDYLRDIKTLLAEKCYSCHGVLKQEGGLRLDTRDLMLEASVLDLDDPNASVLLERVTASDDSRMPPPDEGTAVDATGVQLLQQWMAQGAQAPKEIPPESPMEHWAFQPIAVPTMAAATSVNPVDALLEAKHEPLHLQPTELAPRSLRLRRLYLDLIGLPPTLAQLQDDRPWNVIVEELLNNPQHGERWARHWMDVWRYSDDYGLGAQLRNSQKHLWHWRDWIITSLNEDKGYDRMVLEMLAGDELEPDNPEVVSGTGFLARNYYLFNRTTWLDETIEHTSKAFLGLTLNCAKCHDHKYDPLTHVDYYRFRAIFEPHQVRLDPVPGETDLAKNGLPRVFDDHLTEPTFLHLRGNPADPDPDTEITPGVPAILASFERDIEPVNLPRVAFEPGTREYVVRDRIAVAEAAVQAAAKACDTAKAQWTATQAGTSPVASPSIQFSDSFDALNPQAWELSGPSWEYHDGQLLQSQADRDTHFAVLQPPLPENFELTCRYTTTGGSTYKSVIFRFDENEDRSTYNAVYTSAHEPSPKLQITFCRNGKQTYPAQGQLARPIEVGQEYHLRFAVHGSLVNVWIDDEFQLAFELPGRLPGGKLSLSGFDATVAFNELEVKELGRDTVLIPAGAQTPLSLEAAQREWDIAEARLEANQAAGATLQAHLELLLARQANQGVEEALNLTIVRQASEDLAKAELALLEADPNDSKLAKSTHERLAKAQATLAEAKLGNGTFTPLRSSLKALETPEHTEADYSAVYPSTSTGRRLALARWIVAPENPLTARVAVNHIWMRHFGEPLVESVFDFGLRAPQPMQADVLDYLAHELVSSGWSMKHVHRILVTSQAYQRSSSSVSADANTVATDLNNAYYWRMNTRRMESQVVRDSMLALSGRLDRTMGGPSLATDGKSLRRSLYYLHSRDEQDAFLGTFDDADLLGCYRRNESVVPQQALALANSGLAFESANQIAERLYHDSQISKREFVELAFEQLLARPANPEEVAACQQFMDQISEWQLASEPPIAAQEISARAQARLVHVLLNHNDFISIR
- a CDS encoding DUF1501 domain-containing protein — translated: MLANGLSRRHWLNQVGLGFGGLALSSMLGKESLAGPQGFTPPTGLPQFAPKAKSVIWLFMRGGVSHMESFDPKPALNQLAGKSISETPFADVQSPEKLKKVRVVVVNDANGQQRTELYPLQTGFKKYGQSGIEISDWFPHIGSQADDIAFIRSMWTTDDNHGAQVQFHSGRHMLEPRVPTIGAWVNYGLGSLNDNLPQFISIGPRFFDRRDGHYLGPAYDAVPLKIDPSNPLDYANPEGDITGAEQQRSFGLVKELNQLASQQYPLDATLEARIKSYELAYRMQTAVPNIINFDDETASTKNLYGFDQEETRPFGEQLLSARRFVEQGVRFIQIMHGDGAAGAWDQHSNLKTMHSKLSLQVDRPIAGLLQDLKQRGLFDETLVVFATEFGRTPGSQGADGRDHHPFGFSVWMAGGGIQGGIAHGSTDEIGFHAVEHPHYVTDIHATILHQLGLHSHRMEVPGHKRLEQDFGHVIHEILA